A genomic region of Tissierellales bacterium contains the following coding sequences:
- a CDS encoding IclR family transcriptional regulator C-terminal domain-containing protein has protein sequence SVGKVILAFMDEEEVKKIWQNSSIQKLTKNTITDFEELKKELDIVRKQGYAEDDEENELEVRCIGAPVFNHKGEVEGAISISGPTIRVTKDRVEKIGKEVKKYADKISKELGYSN, from the coding sequence GTCAGTAGGAAAGGTAATCTTAGCATTTATGGATGAAGAAGAAGTGAAAAAAATATGGCAGAATAGTAGTATTCAAAAGTTAACTAAAAATACAATTACTGATTTCGAAGAGTTAAAAAAAGAATTAGATATAGTAAGGAAACAGGGATATGCAGAGGATGACGAAGAAAATGAGTTAGAGGTTAGGTGTATAGGTGCTCCCGTTTTTAATCATAAAGGAGAAGTAGAAGGAGCCATTAGTATCTCAGGACCTACTATTAGGGTTACTAAAGATAGAGTGGAAAAAATAGGTAAAGAAGTAAAAAAATATGCTGATAAGATATCAAAAGAGCTTGGATACAGTAACTAA